One Micromonospora sp. FIMYZ51 genomic window carries:
- a CDS encoding MarR family transcriptional regulator gives MDEQLPESLRAVEHELAALLRRGRAISWEIASEVHPNLEPNAYGLLLWLRRSGSIRLTDLAARLGVGKGTLSRQIHSLETLGLVRRDPDPSDRRAAQLSLTEEGQRRFDAARASRLGQIRRTLESWPAQDIEDLARLMRRFNDAWG, from the coding sequence GTGGACGAGCAGCTGCCGGAGAGCCTGCGCGCGGTGGAGCACGAGCTGGCCGCGCTGCTGCGTCGGGGCCGGGCCATCTCCTGGGAGATCGCCAGCGAGGTGCATCCCAATCTGGAACCGAACGCGTACGGGCTGTTGCTCTGGCTGCGGCGGTCCGGCTCAATCCGGCTCACCGACCTGGCCGCCCGGCTCGGCGTCGGCAAGGGCACGTTGAGTCGGCAGATTCACAGCCTGGAGACCCTCGGCCTGGTCCGGCGGGATCCGGACCCGAGCGACCGGCGCGCCGCGCAGCTCAGCCTGACCGAGGAGGGCCAGCGCCGGTTCGACGCGGCCCGCGCCTCCCGGCTCGGTCAGATCCGACGCACGCTGGAGAGCTGGCCGGCACAGGACATCGAGGATCTCGCCCGCCTGATGCGTCGGTTCAACGACGCCTGGGGCTGA
- a CDS encoding alkaline phosphatase D family protein produces MPAELLIGPLLRRVVGARATVWVETTAPAVVTVRTAGGASGTAPTFSAYGHHYALVVVAGLTPDSATTYEVLIDDEVVWPLPDGRYPPSVIRTRAADDRDQPVRLLFGSCRETTQHATTRKLPPDALDAYARRILADPDPAALPDLLVMLGDQVYADETSPTVKRLLRRRRRRPADAPSDQVVSFDEYTKLYLESWGDPEIRWLLSTVPSVMIFDDHEIIDDWNTSASWRADMRQQPWWAERIASGLASYWVYQHLGNLDPDEITADPVFGKVRAAEDATEVLREFGERVDTEADLAHDTERWRAVQYQFSYALDLGRTRLVMLDSRCSRVLQPGRRAMLPAGEWSWFVDRAHGDYDHLVVGSSLPWLLPPGIHHVEAWNEKLADSSRSWVATLSERLRRGLDLEHWGAFRRSFEGLGELFARIGSGTPGTPDDRKGAGPAYPPPASINVLSGDVHHSYVARVRFADPAVRTPVHQLTCSPFHNQVPAGMRPLMRLGWAPGPVGATRALARSAGVPRPLFRWRKLAGPYFGNAVATLTHAARTAEVIIEGTTSDGHLREVARHRLTS; encoded by the coding sequence ATGCCCGCCGAGCTGCTCATCGGCCCCCTGCTGCGCCGGGTGGTCGGCGCGCGGGCCACCGTGTGGGTCGAGACGACGGCACCGGCGGTGGTCACCGTCCGCACGGCCGGCGGCGCCAGCGGCACGGCCCCCACCTTCTCCGCGTACGGCCACCACTACGCGCTGGTGGTGGTGGCGGGGCTCACCCCGGACAGCGCCACGACCTACGAGGTGCTCATCGACGACGAGGTGGTCTGGCCGCTGCCCGACGGCCGCTACCCGCCAAGCGTGATCCGGACCCGCGCCGCCGACGACCGGGACCAGCCCGTCCGGTTGCTCTTCGGCTCCTGCCGGGAGACCACCCAGCACGCCACCACCCGCAAATTGCCGCCGGACGCGCTCGACGCGTACGCCCGGCGGATCCTGGCCGACCCCGACCCGGCCGCCCTGCCGGACCTGCTGGTGATGCTCGGGGATCAGGTCTACGCCGACGAGACCTCGCCCACCGTGAAGCGGCTGCTGCGGCGGCGCCGGCGGCGGCCGGCTGACGCGCCCAGCGACCAGGTGGTCAGTTTCGACGAGTACACCAAGCTCTACCTGGAGTCCTGGGGTGACCCGGAGATCAGGTGGCTGCTCTCCACCGTGCCGAGCGTGATGATCTTCGACGACCACGAGATCATCGACGACTGGAACACCTCGGCCTCGTGGCGGGCCGACATGCGCCAGCAGCCCTGGTGGGCCGAGCGGATCGCCAGCGGGCTGGCCTCCTACTGGGTCTACCAGCACCTGGGCAACCTCGACCCCGACGAGATCACCGCCGACCCGGTCTTCGGCAAGGTACGCGCGGCCGAGGACGCCACCGAGGTGCTGCGCGAGTTCGGCGAACGGGTCGACACCGAGGCCGACCTGGCGCACGACACCGAGCGGTGGCGCGCGGTGCAGTACCAGTTCAGCTACGCGCTCGACCTGGGCCGCACCCGGCTGGTGATGCTGGACAGCCGGTGCAGTCGGGTGTTGCAGCCCGGCCGGCGGGCGATGTTGCCGGCCGGCGAGTGGTCCTGGTTCGTCGACCGCGCGCACGGCGATTACGACCACCTGGTGGTCGGCTCGTCGCTGCCCTGGCTGCTGCCGCCCGGCATCCACCACGTCGAGGCGTGGAACGAGAAGCTGGCCGACTCGTCCCGGTCGTGGGTCGCCACCCTGTCCGAGCGGCTGCGGCGCGGCCTCGACCTGGAGCACTGGGGTGCCTTCCGCCGCTCCTTCGAGGGCCTCGGCGAACTCTTCGCCCGCATCGGCAGCGGCACACCGGGCACCCCCGACGACCGCAAGGGCGCCGGTCCGGCGTACCCGCCACCGGCGTCGATAAACGTGCTCTCCGGGGACGTGCACCACTCGTACGTGGCCCGGGTCCGCTTCGCCGATCCCGCCGTACGCACCCCGGTGCACCAGCTCACCTGCTCGCCGTTTCACAACCAGGTACCGGCCGGCATGCGACCGCTGATGCGACTCGGCTGGGCACCGGGCCCGGTCGGGGCGACCCGGGCCCTCGCGCGCTCCGCCGGGGTACCCCGGCCGCTGTTCAGGTGGCGCAAACTGGCCGGCCCGTACTTCGGCAACGCGGTGGCCACCCTCACCCACGCCGCCCGCACCGCCGAAGTGATCATCGAGGGCACCACCAGCGACGGTCACCTCCGCGAAGTAGCCCGCCACCGCCTCACCAGCTGA
- the ftsY gene encoding signal recognition particle-docking protein FtsY gives MMDYLLIALALLGVLILGGIGLVVPRLRRRAEPPLPRTEVDTRAEEELAGPPVQAPESELSTGILVEPPPVIEAPAPTVEVPEPTAGRLVRLRSRLSRSQNALGKGLLGLLSRDRLDEDVWEEIEDSLITADVGIDATREIVDRLRERTRVLGTRSAAELRALLAAELVNALDPALDRSLRTAPKEGVPAVLLVVGVNGAGKTTTCGKIARVLIADGRSVLLGAADTFRAAAADQLETWAGRVGAETVRGPEGADPASVAFDAVRRGIDTGVDTVLVDTAGRLQNKVGLMDELGKVKRVVEKHGPIDETLLILDATTGQNGLEQARVFTEVVNVTGVVLTKLDGTAKGGIVIAVQRKLGIPVKLVGLGEGPDDLAPFDPAQFVDALLGTEAPGPTA, from the coding sequence ATGATGGATTACCTCCTCATCGCTCTCGCCCTGCTCGGCGTGCTGATCCTCGGCGGCATCGGGCTGGTCGTGCCGAGGTTGCGTCGGCGGGCGGAACCGCCGCTGCCGCGCACCGAGGTCGACACCCGGGCGGAGGAGGAGCTCGCCGGACCGCCGGTGCAGGCGCCGGAGAGCGAGCTGTCCACCGGCATCCTGGTCGAGCCGCCGCCGGTCATCGAGGCACCGGCACCGACCGTCGAGGTACCCGAGCCCACCGCCGGCCGGCTGGTGCGGCTGCGGTCCCGGCTGTCCCGCTCGCAGAACGCCCTCGGCAAGGGGCTGCTCGGCCTGCTCAGCCGCGACCGGCTGGACGAGGACGTCTGGGAGGAGATCGAGGACAGCCTGATCACCGCCGACGTGGGGATCGACGCCACCCGCGAGATCGTCGACCGGCTGCGCGAGCGGACCCGGGTGCTGGGCACCCGCTCGGCCGCCGAGCTACGCGCCCTGCTCGCCGCCGAGCTGGTGAACGCGCTCGACCCGGCACTGGACCGCTCGCTGCGTACCGCGCCCAAGGAGGGGGTGCCGGCGGTGCTGCTTGTGGTCGGGGTCAACGGCGCCGGCAAGACCACCACCTGCGGCAAGATCGCCCGGGTGCTCATCGCCGACGGTCGCAGCGTGCTGCTCGGTGCGGCCGACACCTTCCGCGCCGCCGCCGCCGACCAGCTGGAGACCTGGGCCGGGCGGGTCGGTGCGGAGACCGTCCGCGGCCCGGAGGGTGCCGACCCGGCAAGCGTCGCGTTCGACGCGGTCCGGCGCGGCATCGACACCGGCGTGGACACCGTGCTCGTCGACACCGCCGGTCGCCTTCAGAACAAGGTCGGCCTGATGGACGAGCTGGGCAAGGTCAAGCGGGTGGTGGAGAAGCACGGCCCGATCGACGAGACACTGCTGATCCTCGACGCGACCACCGGGCAGAACGGTCTGGAGCAGGCCCGCGTCTTCACCGAGGTGGTGAACGTCACCGGCGTGGTGCTCACCAAGCTCGACGGCACCGCCAAGGGCGGCATCGTGATCGCCGTGCAGCGCAAGCTCGGCATCCCGGTGAAGCTGGTCGGCCTCGGCGAGGGCCCGGACGACCTGGCGCCGTTCGATCCCGCGCAGTTCGTCGACGCGCTGCTGGGTACCGAAGCCCCCGGTCCGACCGCGTAA
- a CDS encoding aminoglycoside phosphotransferase family protein: MTREDRAYAGWRDPSHPSQRLGRPYVTSQEIPLHGGNVSTVVRVGDTVRRNAGPWTPSVHALLRHLEYVGFTGAPRALGMDERNREVLSYLEGECGEYPLAPHWVTDEALVTVATMLRMFHDAQYGFAPPPGAVWRSFGPPPPDTEVICHHDAAPHNVIWRPDGTLGLIDFDLASPGARIYDVAYAAWTWVPIFSDRDSITLGWKHPDRPRRLRLFAEAYGLIPRDRHRLIRTIRKRIVDHVEGIRRMAAAGEPAFVRIVHKGHLRRPMRDLRLLDYERQILEDALR, from the coding sequence GTGACCAGAGAAGACCGCGCGTACGCGGGTTGGCGCGATCCGAGCCACCCGTCGCAGCGCCTCGGGAGACCGTACGTGACTTCGCAGGAGATCCCCCTGCACGGCGGGAACGTGAGCACCGTCGTCCGGGTGGGCGACACGGTCCGGCGCAACGCCGGACCGTGGACGCCGTCGGTGCACGCCCTGCTGCGACACCTGGAGTACGTCGGGTTCACCGGCGCGCCCCGGGCGCTCGGCATGGACGAGCGCAACCGCGAGGTGCTGTCGTACCTGGAGGGGGAGTGCGGGGAGTACCCGCTGGCCCCGCACTGGGTGACCGACGAGGCGCTGGTCACCGTCGCCACCATGCTCCGGATGTTCCACGACGCCCAGTACGGCTTCGCGCCGCCGCCCGGCGCGGTGTGGCGCTCGTTCGGCCCGCCGCCGCCGGACACCGAGGTCATCTGCCACCACGACGCCGCGCCGCACAACGTGATCTGGCGGCCGGACGGCACCCTCGGGTTGATCGATTTCGACCTGGCCTCACCCGGGGCGCGGATCTACGACGTGGCGTACGCGGCCTGGACCTGGGTGCCGATCTTCTCCGACCGGGACTCGATCACCCTGGGCTGGAAGCACCCGGACCGCCCGCGTCGGCTGCGGCTCTTCGCCGAAGCGTACGGGTTGATCCCGCGCGACCGGCACCGGCTGATCCGGACCATTCGGAAACGGATCGTGGACCACGTCGAGGGCATCCGCCGGATGGCCGCCGCCGGTGAGCCCGCCTTCGTCCGGATCGTGCACAAGGGCCACCTGCGCCGGCCCATGCGGGACCTGCGGCTGCTCGACTACGAACGCCAGATCCTTGAGGACGCCCTGCGCTGA
- a CDS encoding ammonium transporter, giving the protein MPGGRENNPRGGSVPELDSGATAWILTSAALVLLMTPGLALFYGGMTRSKSVLNMMMMSFGAIGLVSLLWVFYGYSIAFGEDIGGITGDLSAAGLRGMLESGTEGGIPDLLFAGFQLMFAVITVALISGAIADRAKFGPWLLFAGLWATLVYFPVAHWVWGGGWIMELGVLDFAGGTAVHINAGAAALALALVLGKRVGWPKDKFKPHNLPMVLLGAGLLWFGWFGFNAGSAGAANGAAAVSLINTQVATAAAVLGWIVVEWLRDGKPTTLGAASGAVAGLVGITPACAFLEPLGAIALGVIAGAVCALAVGLKYRFKYDDSLDVVAVHMVGGIIGSLLIGFLAIEVLAGEGNDGLLYGGGIKLLGLQTVGVIAVLVYSFVVAYLIGFAIEKTIGFRASADAEVEGIDNAEHAESAYEFSTTGGGGGGAFAAAGIAPSAAPKSEPTEPVSEKVAG; this is encoded by the coding sequence ATGCCGGGAGGGAGGGAAAACAACCCGAGAGGAGGCAGCGTGCCGGAGCTAGATTCTGGTGCCACCGCCTGGATTTTGACTTCTGCCGCGCTGGTGTTGCTCATGACGCCCGGCCTGGCGCTTTTCTATGGCGGCATGACGCGATCCAAGTCCGTGCTCAACATGATGATGATGAGTTTCGGGGCGATCGGCCTGGTCAGCCTGTTGTGGGTGTTCTACGGCTACAGCATCGCGTTCGGCGAGGACATCGGCGGGATCACCGGTGATCTCTCCGCCGCCGGTCTGCGTGGCATGTTGGAGAGCGGCACCGAGGGCGGCATCCCCGACCTGCTGTTCGCCGGCTTCCAGCTGATGTTCGCGGTGATCACGGTCGCCCTGATCAGTGGTGCGATCGCCGACCGGGCCAAGTTCGGCCCGTGGCTGCTCTTCGCCGGCCTCTGGGCCACCCTGGTCTACTTCCCGGTCGCGCACTGGGTCTGGGGCGGCGGCTGGATCATGGAGCTCGGCGTGCTCGACTTCGCCGGTGGCACCGCGGTGCACATCAACGCCGGTGCTGCGGCGCTCGCTCTGGCACTCGTCCTCGGCAAGCGGGTCGGTTGGCCGAAGGACAAGTTCAAGCCGCACAACCTGCCGATGGTGCTGCTCGGTGCGGGTCTGCTGTGGTTCGGCTGGTTCGGCTTCAACGCCGGCTCGGCCGGCGCGGCCAACGGCGCTGCGGCGGTCTCGCTGATCAACACCCAGGTCGCCACCGCCGCCGCGGTGCTCGGCTGGATCGTGGTCGAGTGGCTTCGCGACGGCAAGCCGACCACCCTGGGTGCGGCCTCCGGTGCGGTCGCCGGTCTGGTCGGTATCACCCCCGCCTGTGCCTTCCTGGAGCCGCTGGGGGCGATCGCCCTCGGTGTGATCGCCGGTGCGGTCTGTGCGCTCGCGGTCGGCCTGAAGTACCGGTTCAAGTACGACGACTCGCTCGACGTGGTGGCCGTGCACATGGTCGGCGGCATCATCGGCTCGCTGCTCATCGGCTTCCTGGCCATCGAGGTGCTGGCCGGCGAGGGCAACGACGGTCTGCTCTACGGCGGCGGCATCAAGCTGCTGGGTCTCCAGACGGTCGGCGTGATCGCGGTGCTGGTCTACTCGTTCGTGGTCGCGTACCTCATCGGCTTCGCGATCGAGAAGACCATCGGCTTCCGGGCCAGCGCCGACGCCGAGGTCGAGGGCATCGACAACGCCGAGCACGCGGAGAGCGCCTACGAGTTCAGCACCACGGGTGGCGGTGGCGGCGGTGCCTTCGCCGCTGCGGGCATCGCGCCTTCGGCCGCGCCGAAGTCGGAGCCCACCGAACCGGTAAGCGAGAAGGTCGCCGGCTAA
- a CDS encoding P-II family nitrogen regulator: MKLVTAVIKPHQLDAVKEALHTLGVAGLTVSEVQGYGRQKGHTEVYRGAEYTVEFLPKIRVEVLTDEIDVEKIVDAVVGAARTGKIGDGKVWVTGVEEVVRVRTGERGLDAL; this comes from the coding sequence ATGAAGCTGGTGACCGCGGTCATCAAGCCGCACCAGTTGGACGCCGTCAAGGAAGCCCTGCACACGCTGGGCGTAGCCGGGTTGACCGTGAGCGAGGTCCAGGGCTACGGGCGGCAGAAGGGCCACACCGAGGTCTACCGGGGTGCCGAGTACACCGTCGAGTTCCTGCCCAAGATCCGGGTGGAGGTGCTCACCGACGAGATCGACGTCGAGAAGATCGTCGACGCCGTCGTCGGCGCCGCCCGGACCGGCAAGATCGGTGACGGCAAGGTCTGGGTGACCGGAGTCGAGGAGGTCGTCCGGGTCCGCACCGGCGAGCGCGGCCTGGACGCACTGTAG
- a CDS encoding ABC transporter ATP-binding protein: MELPVRTEALSKRYGGKTAVRDLDLIVRPGEVYGFLGPNGAGKTTTLRMLLGLVRPSAGTVRLFGRPPGTGRFADVGALIEGPAFYPYLSGRDNLRVLARYAGVGTDRVALVLDLVDLADRAGDRYAGYSLGMKQRLGVAAALLRDPRLLILDEPTNGLDPAGMADMRQLIRRLGASGHTVLVSSHLLGEVEQICDRVGVISRGRLVAEDSVAQLRGATGLWVLADPLDAAVEHARALVGAEHVRVVDGGLALSVAPERAAWLNTELVAAGVAVRELRPRERDLEQVFFDLIEKGTVDVA; encoded by the coding sequence ATGGAACTGCCAGTGCGGACCGAAGCGCTCAGCAAGCGGTACGGTGGCAAGACTGCCGTACGAGATCTCGATCTGATCGTCCGGCCCGGGGAGGTGTACGGCTTCCTCGGCCCCAACGGCGCCGGCAAGACCACCACCCTGCGGATGCTGCTCGGCCTGGTCCGACCCAGTGCCGGGACGGTCCGGCTGTTCGGCCGGCCACCCGGTACCGGCCGGTTCGCCGACGTCGGGGCGCTGATTGAGGGTCCGGCGTTCTACCCGTACCTGTCCGGCCGGGACAACCTGCGGGTGCTCGCCCGCTATGCCGGGGTGGGTACGGATCGGGTCGCGCTGGTGCTCGATCTGGTCGACCTGGCGGATCGGGCCGGCGACCGGTACGCCGGCTACTCGCTTGGCATGAAGCAGCGCCTGGGAGTGGCCGCGGCGCTGCTTCGCGACCCGCGTCTGTTGATTCTCGACGAACCGACCAACGGGCTCGACCCGGCGGGCATGGCGGACATGCGCCAACTGATCCGGCGACTTGGCGCGAGTGGTCACACGGTCCTGGTTTCCAGCCATCTGCTCGGCGAGGTCGAGCAGATCTGCGACCGGGTCGGGGTGATCTCCCGAGGGCGACTCGTCGCGGAGGACAGCGTCGCCCAACTGCGTGGCGCGACCGGATTGTGGGTGCTGGCCGATCCGCTGGACGCCGCTGTCGAGCATGCCCGGGCGTTGGTCGGCGCGGAGCACGTCCGGGTGGTCGACGGGGGCTTGGCACTGTCTGTCGCGCCGGAGCGGGCGGCCTGGCTCAACACCGAACTGGTCGCCGCCGGGGTGGCGGTCCGTGAGCTGCGCCCCCGCGAGCGTGATCTGGAACAGGTCTTCTTCGACCTCATCGAGAAAGGCACCGTGGATGTCGCGTAG
- a CDS encoding ABC transporter permease, giving the protein MSRSWSAEIVKLVRRPAFWLLIGIALVISLTFTYLLPYAAIVGGTGGPNSDRTLPMLLPDQLVGNSIGGLPIFLGAIVLIIGVLVVGGEYGWGTWKTILTQGPTRLEVYAGKLFTLAAAALVVVLAVFAVGAAASSLVAVAESQPVRWPSGGDLLAGVGAGWLVAVTWAMLGGVLAVAMRSVALPVGLGLVWLLAVQNLLAGVAAPLLDWVAELQKGLPGPNAGSLVAALGAPSDTPGVAATVGAGQATLVLAGYLVAFVLLGGLLLQRRDIA; this is encoded by the coding sequence ATGTCGCGTAGTTGGTCCGCCGAAATCGTCAAGCTCGTCCGCCGGCCGGCCTTCTGGCTGTTGATCGGCATCGCGCTCGTGATCTCCCTGACCTTCACCTACCTGCTGCCGTACGCGGCCATCGTCGGCGGGACGGGCGGCCCGAACAGCGATCGGACGCTGCCGATGCTCCTGCCGGACCAGTTGGTCGGCAACAGCATCGGTGGGCTGCCGATCTTTCTCGGCGCGATCGTGTTGATCATCGGCGTGCTCGTCGTCGGCGGCGAGTATGGCTGGGGCACCTGGAAGACCATCCTCACCCAGGGCCCGACCCGGTTGGAGGTGTACGCAGGCAAGCTGTTCACCCTGGCCGCCGCCGCGCTCGTCGTGGTGCTCGCCGTCTTCGCCGTGGGTGCGGCGGCCAGTTCGCTGGTCGCGGTCGCCGAGTCGCAGCCCGTGCGCTGGCCGTCCGGCGGCGACCTGCTGGCCGGAGTAGGTGCGGGGTGGCTCGTGGCCGTGACCTGGGCCATGCTCGGTGGAGTGCTGGCGGTCGCGATGCGGTCGGTGGCGTTGCCCGTCGGTCTCGGGCTGGTCTGGCTGCTCGCGGTGCAGAACCTGCTCGCCGGGGTGGCCGCGCCGTTGCTGGACTGGGTGGCCGAGTTGCAGAAGGGGCTGCCCGGGCCCAACGCCGGCTCGCTGGTGGCGGCACTCGGCGCGCCCAGCGACACGCCGGGGGTCGCGGCGACGGTCGGTGCCGGGCAGGCGACATTGGTCCTGGCCGGCTACCTCGTTGCGTTCGTGCTGCTCGGCGGGCTGCTGTTGCAGCGGCGAGACATCGCCTAG
- a CDS encoding sensor histidine kinase → MMRNRTGWRRDLVDVILALALVALGLVGTAPAGANQGVPVGPAGYPLVVVAALALTLRRRWPLLTLAIVTGAVLSYLLLGNPYGPILVSLLVAVHTVAAHLPTRDAMVGCGVALVALLIGIFVGRGAPGWPGLMPVAAWVVVPFAVGTVVRLGRETAARTRLEEVRRLADTERLRVAREVHDVVGHGLAAIHMQAQIALHLLDRKPEQAEIALTAISRTSKEALDELRVTLRVVRRNERTGQDGREERDEVAVERSGMPGLARLPYLRDRLAGAGLPVTVETVGEPRPLPVAIDLAAYRVVQEALTNVLRHAGPATATVRVDYQPDRLVVVVSDTGRGAASDAVTGHGLGLAGMRERVAALGGTFQAGARSQTGTNNQTGATSRTDAASQAGAASGGGFRVCATLPVEGAG, encoded by the coding sequence ATGATGCGTAACCGGACCGGTTGGCGACGCGATCTGGTGGACGTGATCCTCGCCCTGGCGCTGGTCGCGCTCGGGCTGGTCGGCACCGCGCCGGCCGGGGCGAACCAGGGCGTGCCCGTCGGGCCGGCCGGGTACCCGCTGGTGGTGGTGGCCGCGCTGGCCCTGACGCTGCGCCGGCGCTGGCCGTTGCTCACGTTGGCGATCGTGACCGGGGCGGTCCTGTCCTACCTGCTGCTCGGCAACCCGTATGGGCCGATCCTGGTGTCGCTGCTCGTCGCGGTGCACACGGTCGCGGCGCATCTGCCGACGCGGGACGCGATGGTGGGCTGCGGCGTGGCACTCGTCGCCCTGCTCATCGGGATCTTCGTGGGCCGGGGCGCGCCCGGTTGGCCGGGGCTGATGCCCGTCGCGGCCTGGGTGGTGGTGCCGTTCGCGGTCGGCACGGTGGTCCGACTCGGGCGGGAGACCGCGGCTCGGACGCGCCTGGAGGAGGTCCGGCGGCTGGCCGACACCGAACGGCTGCGAGTGGCCCGCGAGGTGCACGACGTGGTCGGCCACGGACTCGCGGCGATCCACATGCAGGCGCAGATCGCGCTGCATCTGCTCGACCGGAAGCCGGAGCAGGCGGAAATCGCGTTGACCGCGATCAGCCGGACCAGCAAGGAGGCGCTGGACGAACTGCGGGTCACGCTGCGCGTCGTCAGGCGCAACGAGCGGACCGGGCAGGACGGACGAGAGGAGCGGGACGAGGTCGCCGTTGAGCGGTCTGGAATGCCCGGCCTGGCCCGGTTGCCGTACCTGCGCGACCGGCTGGCCGGTGCCGGCCTGCCGGTGACCGTCGAGACCGTCGGCGAGCCGCGTCCGCTCCCCGTCGCCATCGACCTCGCGGCCTACCGGGTGGTGCAGGAGGCGCTGACCAACGTGCTGCGCCACGCCGGTCCGGCGACCGCCACCGTCCGGGTCGACTACCAGCCGGACCGGCTCGTCGTGGTGGTGTCCGACACCGGCCGGGGAGCGGCATCGGACGCGGTCACCGGACACGGTTTAGGGCTCGCCGGCATGCGGGAGCGGGTCGCCGCGCTCGGCGGAACCTTCCAGGCCGGTGCGCGGAGTCAGACCGGCACGAACAACCAGACCGGCGCGACCAGCCGGACCGACGCCGCGAGTCAGGCCGGTGCGGCGAGCGGCGGCGGGTTCCGGGTGTGCGCGACACTGCCCGTGGAGGGAGCCGGATGA
- a CDS encoding response regulator transcription factor, with the protein MISVLLADDQDLIRIGLRALLESEDGVTVAGEAADGLGALELARRVRPDVVLMDVRMPGIDGIEATRRIVADPELTGTRVVVLTTFELDEYVFDALRYGASGFLTKDTPPAELLRAIRLVAEGEALLSPSVTRRVVREFAHRPARVSRPHPRLNTLTEREREVLGLVGEGLSNGEIAERLVLSPATARTHVSRAMVKLGARDRAQLVVFAYQSGVVEP; encoded by the coding sequence ATGATCAGTGTGTTGCTCGCCGACGACCAGGACCTGATCCGGATCGGTCTGCGTGCCCTGTTGGAGAGCGAGGACGGCGTCACGGTCGCGGGCGAGGCTGCCGACGGGCTCGGTGCGCTGGAACTGGCCCGGCGGGTACGCCCCGACGTGGTACTGATGGACGTCCGGATGCCGGGGATCGACGGCATCGAGGCGACCCGGCGGATCGTCGCCGATCCGGAGCTGACCGGTACCCGGGTCGTCGTGCTGACCACCTTCGAGTTGGACGAGTACGTCTTCGACGCGTTGCGGTACGGGGCCAGTGGTTTCCTCACCAAGGACACCCCGCCGGCCGAACTGCTGCGGGCGATCCGGCTGGTCGCCGAGGGGGAGGCGCTGCTGTCGCCCTCGGTGACCAGGCGGGTGGTTCGGGAGTTCGCCCACCGCCCGGCTCGGGTGTCCCGCCCGCACCCCCGGCTGAACACCCTCACCGAGCGGGAACGGGAGGTGCTGGGGTTGGTCGGGGAGGGGCTGAGCAACGGTGAGATCGCCGAGCGGTTGGTGCTCAGCCCGGCCACCGCGCGTACCCACGTCAGCCGGGCCATGGTCAAACTCGGCGCGCGGGACCGGGCCCAACTGGTGGTCTTCGCGTACCAGTCGGGGGTGGTCGAGCCGTGA